In one window of Nocardioides panacisoli DNA:
- a CDS encoding branched-chain amino acid ABC transporter permease — translation MSTTAWITTLQFAGVNALFALSIYASLWTGALSLAPIFFGAAGAFTFGYLAAAFGLSPVVGLLLGTVVGALMGAVTAGFVIRLDSHYLAMATIAMVLIGRVLVLNLTDYTGGAAGQLVPGDLGTWLWLIGTLLVAGYVLSRLAKSRFGLAADAVREDAAVAQTLGISPRQIQLIGFVLSGALGGAAGVMQASFLQYIGPDTFYTHLAFVTLAAVVLGGAFHWAGPVVGAIAFTILPELLRDVTGGYERVVTGVVLILIIIYMPRGLVDMRRFRLLRARLRDDGDTTVRSTEGDDRVAATEGAR, via the coding sequence CACACTCCAGTTCGCCGGCGTCAACGCGCTGTTCGCGCTGAGCATCTACGCCAGCCTCTGGACTGGTGCCCTCAGCCTCGCCCCGATCTTCTTCGGCGCTGCGGGTGCCTTCACCTTCGGGTACCTGGCCGCCGCGTTCGGCCTCTCTCCCGTGGTCGGACTGCTGCTCGGCACAGTGGTCGGCGCGTTGATGGGAGCGGTGACCGCCGGATTCGTGATCCGGCTGGACAGCCACTACCTCGCGATGGCGACGATCGCGATGGTTCTCATCGGTCGCGTGCTGGTCCTCAACCTCACCGACTACACCGGAGGCGCTGCGGGGCAGTTGGTCCCCGGTGACCTCGGGACCTGGTTGTGGCTGATCGGAACGCTCCTCGTTGCGGGCTACGTGCTCTCGCGTCTCGCCAAGTCCCGGTTCGGCCTCGCGGCCGACGCGGTCCGCGAGGACGCGGCCGTGGCCCAGACGCTCGGGATCTCGCCCAGGCAGATCCAGCTCATCGGCTTCGTACTCTCCGGTGCGCTCGGTGGGGCCGCGGGAGTGATGCAAGCCAGTTTCCTGCAATACATCGGGCCCGACACCTTCTACACCCACTTGGCCTTCGTGACCCTGGCCGCCGTCGTGCTCGGTGGTGCCTTCCACTGGGCCGGACCGGTCGTGGGAGCGATCGCCTTCACGATCCTCCCCGAGCTGTTGCGTGACGTCACGGGTGGCTACGAGCGCGTCGTGACCGGCGTCGTCCTCATCCTGATCATCATCTACATGCCCCGTGGCCTGGTCGACATGCGTCGATTCAGGCTCCTGCGGGCCCGGTTGCGCGACGACGGTGACACCACGGTGCGAAGCACCGAGGGCGACGACCGGGTCGCAGCAACGGAGGGAGCCCGATGA
- a CDS encoding ABC transporter ATP-binding protein: MSNSPTQQGARAVSAADPQTAVGITDLTKTFGGLAAVSDVSIAVPTQRIHGILGPNGAGKTTVLNMVSGFITPDRGSIRVFDDEITGETPHAIARRGVARTYQNIRLFPGLTMLETVVAGAYLQRRSTIAGAIFLSPSERRERREVRERARELLAQVGLTSGYDTLAETLSYGDQRRVEIARALATGPRVLLLDEPTAGMNDAESAAVGRLLVELRDAGLTLILIEHNMRLVEEFCESVSVMNSGAVLAQGAPTWCLEQDDVKEAYFGKRSDAARIATLRRARRGPGGS; this comes from the coding sequence ATGAGCAACTCGCCCACCCAGCAGGGGGCACGCGCGGTGTCGGCGGCCGACCCGCAGACCGCGGTGGGGATCACCGACCTCACCAAGACCTTCGGTGGCCTGGCAGCGGTGTCGGACGTCTCGATCGCCGTGCCGACGCAGCGCATCCACGGGATCCTCGGTCCCAACGGGGCCGGCAAGACCACCGTGCTCAACATGGTCAGCGGCTTCATCACCCCCGACCGCGGGTCCATCCGGGTGTTCGACGACGAGATCACCGGTGAGACGCCGCACGCCATCGCGCGCCGCGGGGTCGCCCGCACCTATCAGAACATCCGTCTCTTCCCGGGCCTGACGATGCTCGAGACGGTGGTGGCCGGCGCCTACCTGCAGCGTCGCTCGACGATCGCGGGGGCGATCTTCCTCAGCCCCAGTGAGCGCCGGGAGCGCCGGGAGGTCCGCGAACGCGCCCGCGAACTGCTGGCCCAGGTCGGACTCACCAGCGGCTACGACACGCTCGCCGAGACGTTGTCCTACGGCGACCAGCGCCGGGTCGAGATCGCCCGCGCCCTGGCCACCGGGCCACGCGTGCTCCTGCTGGACGAACCGACGGCGGGCATGAACGACGCTGAGTCGGCAGCCGTCGGCCGGTTGCTGGTGGAGCTGCGCGACGCCGGCCTGACGTTGATCCTCATCGAGCACAACATGCGGCTGGTCGAGGAGTTCTGTGAGTCCGTCTCGGTCATGAACTCCGGGGCCGTGCTCGCACAGGGAGCGCCGACCTGGTGCCTCGAGCAAGACGACGTGAAGGAGGCCTACTTTGGAAAGCGCTCCGATGCTGCACGTATCGCGACTCTGCGCCGCGCACGGCGCGGTCCAGGCGGTTCGTGA
- a CDS encoding ABC transporter ATP-binding protein: MLHVSRLCAAHGAVQAVRDVDIDVSPGSLVALIGSNGAGKTTTLNSIAGLHRPASGSVTVGGRDITGWNCHKVVRAGVALVAEGRRIAPPLSVTENLDLAAYSGRTGKRELREQRDQVFELFPRLAERRDQLAASMSGGEQQMLAFGRALMTRPDVLLLDEPSMGLAPSIVDVMFETIATLHSTGATILLVEQNAELALAVSDRVHVMQRGRIIASGEPDEVRESTEVMAALFG, translated from the coding sequence ATGCTGCACGTATCGCGACTCTGCGCCGCGCACGGCGCGGTCCAGGCGGTTCGTGACGTCGACATCGACGTGTCCCCGGGATCGCTGGTCGCACTGATCGGGTCCAACGGGGCCGGCAAGACCACGACGCTGAACAGCATCGCCGGCCTGCACCGTCCCGCCTCGGGATCGGTCACGGTCGGTGGTCGCGACATCACCGGATGGAACTGCCACAAGGTGGTGCGGGCCGGTGTCGCACTGGTCGCCGAGGGGAGGCGCATCGCGCCACCGCTGAGCGTCACCGAGAACCTGGACCTCGCTGCCTACAGCGGGCGCACCGGCAAGCGTGAGCTCCGGGAGCAACGCGACCAGGTCTTCGAGCTCTTCCCCCGGCTCGCCGAGCGACGTGACCAGCTGGCCGCGTCGATGAGCGGTGGCGAGCAACAGATGCTCGCCTTCGGTCGGGCGCTGATGACCCGCCCGGACGTGTTGCTGCTCGACGAGCCGTCGATGGGCCTCGCGCCCTCGATCGTCGACGTCATGTTCGAGACCATCGCCACCCTGCATTCCACCGGCGCCACCATCCTGCTCGTCGAGCAGAACGCCGAGCTGGCCCTCGCGGTCAGCGATCGGGTCCACGTGATGCAGCGCGGACGCATCATCGCTTCCGGCGAACCCGATGAGGTGCGGGAGAGCACCGAGGTCATGGCTGCCCTCTTCGGGTGA
- a CDS encoding SDR family NAD(P)-dependent oxidoreductase: MKEISLDGRVAVVTGAGRGLGRAHVELLAARGAHVVVNDVDAASQDSPAQEVVAAVRAAGGTAVADGTDISTPDGAAQVVELATSTFGRLDVVVNNAGILRDRSFAKMSADEVDSVLKVHVGGTLWMSKAAWPVMIEQGAGRIINTTSAAGLFGNFGQANYAAAKAGIIGLTKTLAIEGERFGITANAIEPGARTRMTENLLGDLADSLDPSLVSPLVVWLSAAECDVTGEVYNVGGGRVARVLVAQTPGHFSRDLTPESIREAWDDLNNPAKATVMTDFRQELELLTELLQD, encoded by the coding sequence ATGAAGGAGATCAGCCTCGACGGTCGCGTGGCCGTCGTCACCGGTGCCGGCCGAGGGCTCGGTCGGGCCCACGTGGAGCTGCTGGCCGCGCGCGGTGCCCACGTGGTCGTCAACGACGTCGATGCTGCGTCGCAGGACTCGCCGGCCCAGGAGGTCGTGGCCGCAGTGCGCGCGGCCGGCGGGACCGCCGTGGCCGACGGCACCGACATCAGTACGCCGGACGGTGCCGCCCAGGTCGTCGAGCTGGCGACCTCGACCTTCGGCCGCCTCGACGTCGTGGTCAACAATGCCGGCATCCTGCGTGACCGCTCCTTCGCCAAGATGTCGGCCGACGAGGTCGACTCGGTGCTGAAGGTGCACGTCGGCGGCACCTTGTGGATGTCAAAGGCCGCGTGGCCGGTGATGATCGAACAGGGCGCCGGGCGCATCATCAACACGACCTCGGCCGCGGGCCTCTTCGGCAACTTCGGCCAGGCCAACTACGCCGCTGCCAAGGCCGGCATCATCGGTCTCACCAAGACGTTGGCCATCGAGGGCGAGCGGTTCGGCATCACCGCGAACGCCATCGAGCCGGGCGCACGCACCCGCATGACGGAGAACCTCCTCGGCGACCTCGCCGACAGCCTCGATCCCTCGCTCGTCTCGCCGCTGGTGGTGTGGCTCAGCGCGGCCGAGTGCGACGTCACCGGCGAGGTCTACAACGTCGGCGGCGGCCGGGTGGCGCGGGTCCTCGTCGCACAGACGCCCGGTCACTTCTCCCGCGACCTGACCCCGGAGAGCATCCGCGAGGCATGGGACGACCTCAACAACCCGGCGAAGGCCACGGTGATGACCGACTTCCGCCAGGAGCTCGAGCTGCTCACCGAGCTGCTGCAGGACTGA
- a CDS encoding acyl-CoA dehydrogenase family protein: MAELRDPDHELIATAIRSRLKEFDDDYWLACDREHRFPWEFFDAMATDGWVGIAVPEEYGGGGRGVTEAAILLREVAASGAAMNGCTALHMNVFGLQPVMKYGNDRLKQEFLPRAASGDLHVAFAVTEPDAGTDTSRITTKAVRDGDDWRISGQKIWTSKALESSVALMLARTSPAPDDPKRRFEGLSLFLIDLDPDHVDIRPIPKAGRNAVATCETFYDDLPVAGWRLVGEEGKGFQHILAGLNPERVLIAAEAVGIGQAALRRAVDYASVRRVFDRPIGSNQALSHPLADSYARLEAAWEMTLIAGRRYDDGLSCGAEANTAKYLAADAGYQAADRAVQTHGGVGYAQEYHVERYWREARIMRLAPVSQEMSLNFIAQQVLGLPRSY, translated from the coding sequence ATGGCTGAGCTGCGCGACCCCGACCACGAGCTGATCGCGACCGCGATCCGATCCCGGCTCAAGGAGTTCGACGACGACTACTGGCTCGCCTGCGACCGCGAGCACCGGTTCCCGTGGGAGTTCTTCGACGCGATGGCCACCGACGGGTGGGTGGGCATCGCGGTGCCCGAGGAGTACGGCGGCGGTGGCCGTGGGGTGACCGAGGCGGCGATCCTGCTGCGTGAGGTGGCGGCGTCGGGCGCGGCCATGAACGGGTGCACGGCGCTGCACATGAACGTGTTCGGTCTCCAGCCGGTGATGAAGTACGGCAACGACCGCCTCAAGCAGGAGTTCCTCCCACGAGCGGCGAGCGGTGACCTCCACGTCGCGTTCGCGGTGACCGAGCCCGACGCCGGCACCGACACCTCACGGATCACGACCAAGGCGGTCCGCGACGGCGACGACTGGCGGATCAGTGGGCAGAAGATCTGGACCAGCAAGGCGCTGGAGTCCTCGGTGGCGCTGATGCTCGCGCGGACCTCGCCCGCCCCGGATGACCCGAAACGACGCTTCGAGGGCCTCAGCTTGTTCCTCATCGACCTGGACCCCGACCACGTCGACATCCGTCCGATCCCCAAGGCCGGGCGCAACGCGGTGGCCACCTGCGAGACCTTCTACGACGACCTGCCCGTGGCGGGCTGGCGTCTGGTCGGCGAGGAGGGCAAGGGGTTCCAGCACATCCTCGCCGGGCTCAATCCCGAGCGGGTGCTCATTGCCGCCGAGGCCGTCGGCATCGGTCAGGCCGCCCTGCGCCGCGCGGTCGACTACGCCAGCGTACGACGGGTGTTCGACCGGCCGATCGGCAGCAACCAGGCGCTCAGCCACCCGCTCGCGGACTCCTATGCGCGTCTCGAGGCGGCGTGGGAGATGACCCTGATCGCCGGGCGACGCTACGACGACGGCCTCTCCTGTGGGGCGGAGGCGAACACGGCGAAGTACCTCGCCGCGGACGCCGGCTACCAGGCCGCCGACCGGGCGGTGCAGACCCACGGCGGGGTAGGCTACGCGCAGGAGTACCACGTCGAGCGCTACTGGCGTGAGGCCCGCATCATGCGTCTCGCTCCGGTCAGCCAGGAGATGTCGCTGAACTTCATCGCCCAGCAGGTCCTCGGCCTGCCCCGGAGCTACTGA
- a CDS encoding SDR family NAD(P)-dependent oxidoreductase, whose product MGRFDGRVAYVLGGGSDGPARPGEDLPMGNGRAIALRLAAEGARVVVGDLDLERAEQTVAHLATPGLAVRVDAADPDDCAAAVRAAEGLGDGLDVVVCNVGVSGREPLKVQSVAEWDLAGSVNVRSHWLTAQAALAGMLDRGRGAFVFVGSTAGMWSSRRSLSYEATKAAQLAVMRHVAVRYGSRGIRANAAVLGNIDSALVRREFGEAGAARGAVAPMGREGTPEEVAAAVAFLASDDAGYVTGQSLLVDGGVSAAWPAPPVVPA is encoded by the coding sequence ATGGGGCGCTTCGACGGCCGAGTCGCCTACGTCCTCGGTGGCGGCAGCGACGGGCCCGCTCGGCCGGGCGAGGACCTGCCGATGGGCAACGGGCGCGCCATCGCGCTGCGACTGGCCGCGGAGGGTGCCCGTGTCGTGGTCGGTGACCTGGATCTCGAGCGTGCCGAGCAGACAGTCGCTCACTTGGCGACCCCCGGTCTCGCAGTGCGCGTGGACGCCGCCGACCCCGATGACTGTGCTGCCGCGGTGCGGGCGGCCGAGGGCTTGGGTGACGGTCTCGACGTCGTCGTGTGCAACGTCGGCGTCTCGGGGCGCGAGCCGTTGAAGGTGCAGTCCGTCGCCGAGTGGGACCTCGCCGGCTCGGTCAACGTGCGTTCCCACTGGCTCACCGCGCAGGCCGCGTTGGCGGGCATGCTCGACCGTGGCCGCGGCGCTTTCGTCTTCGTCGGGTCGACTGCGGGGATGTGGAGCAGCCGCCGTTCACTGTCCTACGAGGCGACCAAGGCGGCCCAACTGGCCGTGATGCGCCACGTCGCGGTGCGCTATGGCAGTCGCGGCATCCGGGCCAACGCGGCGGTGCTGGGCAACATCGACTCCGCCCTCGTACGCCGCGAGTTCGGCGAGGCCGGCGCCGCTCGTGGCGCCGTGGCACCGATGGGACGCGAGGGAACGCCCGAGGAGGTGGCGGCAGCGGTCGCCTTCCTCGCCAGTGACGACGCCGGCTATGTGACCGGTCAGAGCCTGCTGGTGGACGGCGGTGTCAGTGCCGCGTGGCCGGCGCCGCCGGTCGTGCCGGCCTAG
- a CDS encoding thiolase family protein, with protein sequence MAENVVISGVGMSPFGKQLDTSMKDLGRVAVDAAIADAGIGVPDVQAMFFSNALAGLITGQECIRGEVVGYPMGLAGIPIHNVENACASGGNALHLAWMAVASGLYDTVLALGVEKINHPDRQRMFSAYAAGADVEAAFATGDGAGQDRTPFVDRQAKLASALFEERGVTLEDLAAVASRSLQSARHNRFAHRQFGATPEEVLAARTVVEPLTALMSSPISDGAAAVVVTRRPEVVAASRSVSIHASQLATRPPRDRPDAPNAVQASARAAFEQAGLGPGDMDFAEVHDASVAYELMAWTDVGLCEPGEEPRWIADGVTEATGAFPVNCTGGLVGRGHPLGASGLAQVHDAVAQLRGEAGVLQLDDPRRAVVQIGGGVVDWLTAASTVHVLGRN encoded by the coding sequence GTGGCAGAGAACGTGGTGATCAGCGGGGTCGGCATGAGCCCGTTCGGCAAGCAGCTCGACACCTCGATGAAGGACCTGGGGCGCGTGGCGGTCGACGCGGCCATCGCCGACGCTGGCATCGGCGTACCGGACGTGCAGGCGATGTTCTTCTCCAACGCCCTCGCCGGCCTGATCACCGGCCAGGAGTGCATCCGCGGGGAGGTCGTCGGCTACCCGATGGGACTGGCCGGCATCCCGATCCACAACGTGGAGAACGCGTGTGCCTCCGGGGGCAACGCGCTCCACCTGGCCTGGATGGCCGTGGCGTCGGGGCTGTACGACACCGTCCTCGCCCTGGGCGTGGAGAAGATCAACCATCCCGACCGGCAGCGCATGTTCAGTGCGTACGCCGCCGGTGCCGACGTCGAGGCGGCGTTCGCCACGGGCGACGGGGCCGGTCAGGACCGTACGCCGTTCGTGGACCGACAGGCCAAGCTCGCCAGCGCCCTGTTCGAGGAGCGAGGCGTGACCCTGGAGGACCTCGCCGCCGTGGCTTCGCGGTCGCTGCAGAGCGCGCGCCACAACCGGTTCGCCCACCGCCAGTTCGGCGCGACACCCGAGGAGGTGCTGGCCGCTCGGACGGTGGTGGAGCCCTTGACCGCCTTGATGAGCTCACCGATCAGCGACGGGGCTGCCGCCGTCGTCGTGACGCGGCGCCCGGAGGTCGTGGCCGCGTCGCGGTCGGTGAGCATCCATGCCTCGCAGTTGGCGACCCGCCCGCCCCGGGATCGGCCGGACGCTCCGAACGCGGTCCAGGCCTCGGCTCGCGCGGCGTTCGAGCAGGCGGGCCTGGGCCCCGGCGACATGGACTTCGCGGAGGTCCACGACGCCTCGGTTGCCTATGAGCTCATGGCCTGGACCGACGTCGGGCTGTGCGAGCCGGGCGAGGAACCACGCTGGATCGCCGACGGGGTCACCGAGGCCACGGGTGCCTTCCCGGTCAACTGCACCGGCGGCCTGGTCGGACGTGGGCATCCGCTCGGTGCCAGCGGGCTCGCGCAGGTGCACGACGCCGTGGCGCAGCTGCGCGGCGAGGCCGGCGTGCTCCAGCTCGATGACCCGCGACGTGCGGTGGTGCAGATCGGCGGCGGGGTCGTCGACTGGCTCACGGCGGCCTCGACGGTCCACGTCCTCGGGAGGAACTGA
- a CDS encoding amidohydrolase family protein: MSDVVIDAHMHVWDATWLPEGIRRAWARQGSGRRLPERDPESLMGHVAVGQSDPEATLTIAAFDRLGVAAGLVPVVDWTIVGAPAGEHLAIGDLNARYEGLAGDREGRLYFCAGLDPRHPDARELFDDALAHPHCRGFKLYPAAGWDLCDPAYRWLFDELEARALPVVIHTSPLGGDPLQVIRCRPAELGALLARHPRLRVVFGHAGLEAWWAEALDCATGWQHAYLELSLWQRCARADYPEFRRRVRRMREQVGAHRLIFGSDIIRGPREDPDGVELERWISMVRDLAAPHDGDRPVLAEEELGLFLGGNAVRLYDLKEHA; encoded by the coding sequence GTGTCCGACGTCGTCATCGACGCCCACATGCACGTGTGGGACGCCACGTGGCTACCGGAGGGCATCCGTCGTGCCTGGGCTCGGCAGGGGAGTGGCCGGCGACTTCCCGAGCGCGATCCCGAGAGCCTGATGGGGCACGTCGCGGTGGGTCAGAGCGATCCCGAAGCAACGCTGACGATCGCGGCGTTCGACCGGCTCGGCGTCGCGGCGGGGCTGGTGCCCGTCGTCGACTGGACGATCGTCGGCGCCCCCGCGGGGGAGCACCTGGCCATCGGTGACCTCAACGCCCGCTACGAGGGCCTTGCCGGCGACCGCGAGGGCCGGCTCTACTTCTGCGCCGGCCTGGACCCGCGCCATCCGGACGCGCGCGAGCTCTTCGACGATGCGCTGGCCCATCCGCACTGCCGCGGGTTCAAGCTCTATCCCGCGGCCGGGTGGGACCTGTGTGATCCGGCGTACCGCTGGCTGTTCGACGAGCTCGAGGCCCGCGCACTTCCGGTCGTGATCCACACCAGCCCGCTCGGGGGCGACCCGCTGCAGGTGATCCGGTGCCGGCCCGCCGAGCTGGGAGCGCTCCTCGCGCGTCACCCCCGCCTGCGCGTCGTGTTCGGTCACGCCGGACTCGAGGCCTGGTGGGCCGAGGCACTGGACTGCGCGACCGGGTGGCAGCACGCCTATCTGGAGCTGTCGCTGTGGCAGCGCTGCGCCCGGGCGGACTACCCCGAGTTTCGGCGCCGGGTACGCCGCATGCGTGAGCAGGTGGGGGCTCACCGGCTGATCTTCGGTTCCGACATCATCCGCGGTCCGCGGGAGGACCCCGACGGCGTCGAGCTGGAGCGATGGATCTCGATGGTGCGGGACCTGGCCGCACCCCATGACGGGGACCGCCCCGTCCTGGCCGAGGAGGAACTAGGCCTCTTCCTCGGTGGCAACGCAGTTCGGCTCTACGACCTGAAGGAGCACGCATGA
- a CDS encoding class I adenylate-forming enzyme family protein: protein MTEETLGELFRKAGDRFADNVAVTSCGEQRTFAEVIGNGWRLAHALRERGVAPGSAVAAMLGNRVESLEVYVGLAMGGYVAVHVNDRLTAPEVDHVVTDSGATAIVHTDGVSAMVADATSVPGLVAWLAIDSAPPSGAEAYADALVAAEATPLSIDRTLDDIALVGYTSGTTGFPKGVLVSNRAVVNCVKLVPYAYRFPLQGHAAFPGGWSFVSALWGVIFPHFYTGGTVAFIPGATPEEWGRHMVEHRATFTLGLTPLIPGLLGALESHPEALETLQGVLHSGGPLPPELAERLVATIGDRLVETWGMTEVVGPITITNRGDWSGHGGARDIFASVGRPLPTSSVRVVDADGRSLPDGEVGELVIEADTMFSGYHNQPEKTAAVFRNGEYYTGDLGYRDEHGYFYLTGRAQDLIISGGANVYPAEVERVLLLMEEVTDAAVFGLPDERWGEAVSAAVVRIPGAGIDEDAVRDFARSHLAGYKKPVHVFFVDELPRNASMKVMKHVIKDQVAPDGVAATEGRRA, encoded by the coding sequence ATGACCGAAGAGACGCTGGGAGAACTCTTCCGCAAGGCCGGGGACCGGTTCGCCGACAACGTGGCGGTCACCTCCTGTGGTGAGCAACGAACCTTCGCCGAGGTGATCGGGAACGGTTGGCGACTTGCCCACGCCCTGCGTGAGCGCGGGGTCGCTCCCGGCAGTGCCGTCGCCGCGATGCTGGGCAACCGGGTCGAGTCGCTGGAGGTCTACGTCGGTCTCGCCATGGGCGGCTACGTCGCGGTCCACGTCAACGATCGACTCACCGCCCCTGAGGTCGACCACGTGGTCACCGACTCGGGCGCGACCGCGATCGTGCACACCGACGGCGTGAGCGCGATGGTCGCCGACGCGACGAGCGTGCCCGGTCTCGTCGCGTGGTTGGCGATCGACTCGGCGCCGCCGAGTGGCGCCGAGGCCTACGCCGACGCGCTCGTGGCGGCCGAGGCGACACCGCTGTCCATCGACCGGACGCTCGACGACATCGCCCTGGTCGGTTACACCAGCGGCACGACCGGCTTCCCCAAGGGCGTCCTGGTCAGCAACCGAGCCGTGGTCAACTGCGTCAAGCTCGTGCCCTACGCCTACCGCTTCCCGCTCCAGGGCCACGCCGCGTTCCCCGGCGGTTGGTCGTTCGTCTCGGCGCTGTGGGGCGTGATCTTCCCGCACTTCTACACCGGTGGGACGGTTGCGTTCATCCCCGGCGCGACGCCGGAGGAGTGGGGTCGGCACATGGTCGAGCACCGGGCGACGTTCACCCTGGGCCTGACGCCGTTGATCCCCGGTCTCCTCGGAGCGCTCGAGTCGCACCCCGAGGCGCTGGAGACGCTGCAGGGCGTCCTGCACTCGGGTGGACCGCTGCCGCCGGAACTCGCGGAGCGGTTGGTCGCCACCATCGGCGACCGGCTCGTCGAGACCTGGGGCATGACCGAGGTGGTCGGTCCCATCACCATCACCAACCGCGGCGACTGGAGTGGTCACGGTGGTGCCCGCGACATCTTCGCCTCCGTCGGCCGGCCGTTGCCGACCTCGTCGGTCCGTGTCGTGGACGCCGACGGGCGCTCCCTGCCCGACGGCGAGGTGGGTGAGCTGGTGATCGAGGCGGACACGATGTTCTCCGGCTACCACAACCAACCGGAGAAGACCGCCGCGGTGTTCCGGAACGGCGAGTACTACACCGGCGACCTGGGCTACCGCGACGAGCACGGCTACTTCTACCTGACCGGACGCGCCCAGGACCTGATCATCAGCGGGGGCGCCAACGTCTATCCCGCCGAGGTCGAGCGCGTGCTGCTGCTGATGGAGGAGGTGACCGACGCCGCGGTGTTCGGGCTGCCGGACGAGCGTTGGGGAGAGGCCGTGTCGGCGGCCGTCGTACGGATTCCCGGGGCGGGGATCGACGAGGACGCGGTGCGGGACTTCGCCCGCTCCCACCTCGCCGGCTACAAGAAGCCGGTCCACGTCTTCTTCGTCGACGAACTGCCGCGCAACGCGAGCATGAAGGTGATGAAACACGTGATCAAGGACCAGGTGGCGCCCGATGGCGTCGCCGCGACCGAAGGACGGCGTGCATGA
- a CDS encoding LLM class F420-dependent oxidoreductase gives MTKIGISELFPGTGPRSGRWSMDAAQLIEELGFNSVWLPEHVVFFPEYNSEYPYESGGAQEVNRLLGVHDPLVVAGAIAAATTTLRVGTYVFVVPQRNPIVTARQVASVDQLSGGRFDFGVGVGWAEEEYDALDVPFERRGARMNDYLAAMRELWSAEELSEYRGEFVDFPPLYCFPKPAQERLPIIVGGNSPSSLRRIVKYGDGWAGYSRTHEDITVFIDQLSEAMSAAGRDMSELSLKVGRRSKGKTERDWEDDRAYIEEAFRLGIDEVVVSPRIGDEHYERDMRRYAEIVGL, from the coding sequence ATGACCAAGATCGGCATCAGCGAACTCTTCCCCGGGACCGGTCCGCGCTCGGGTCGGTGGTCCATGGACGCGGCCCAACTCATCGAGGAGCTCGGGTTCAACTCCGTGTGGCTGCCCGAGCACGTCGTGTTCTTCCCGGAGTACAACTCTGAGTACCCTTACGAGTCCGGCGGTGCCCAGGAGGTCAACCGCCTGTTGGGGGTCCACGATCCGCTGGTGGTGGCCGGGGCGATCGCGGCGGCGACGACCACCCTGCGCGTGGGGACGTACGTCTTCGTCGTCCCGCAACGCAATCCGATCGTGACCGCGCGGCAGGTCGCGAGCGTCGACCAACTCAGTGGCGGTCGGTTCGACTTCGGTGTCGGTGTCGGCTGGGCCGAGGAGGAGTACGACGCCCTGGACGTCCCGTTCGAGCGGCGCGGCGCGCGCATGAACGACTACTTGGCCGCGATGCGCGAGCTCTGGTCTGCCGAGGAACTCAGTGAGTACCGGGGGGAGTTCGTGGACTTCCCGCCGCTGTACTGCTTCCCGAAACCCGCGCAGGAGCGCCTGCCGATCATCGTCGGCGGCAACTCCCCGTCCTCGCTGCGGCGCATCGTGAAGTACGGCGACGGGTGGGCCGGCTACAGCCGCACCCACGAGGACATCACGGTGTTCATCGACCAGCTCAGCGAGGCGATGTCGGCGGCGGGTCGGGACATGTCCGAGCTCTCGCTGAAGGTCGGCCGGCGCAGCAAGGGCAAGACGGAGCGGGACTGGGAGGACGACCGCGCCTACATCGAGGAGGCTTTCCGACTCGGCATCGACGAGGTCGTGGTCTCCCCCCGCATCGGTGACGAGCACTACGAGCGGGACATGCGCCGCTACGCCGAGATCGTCGGCCTGTAG